A single genomic interval of Treponema primitia ZAS-1 harbors:
- a CDS encoding leucine-rich repeat protein has product MKKHGVLNFICLFSIIGIFLMVGCSLDEDGDDSYKISYNANGAVTGIAPVDSKTYSSGSTATVLVKGDLAKGNEIFLGWNTKADGLGTTYQPWDSISITGNVTLYAMWGVFSYTISSGQATITGYTGTETTLILPDTLAGYPIVIIGDRAFFGKNLVAVYLPDSITTIGAEAFSSNKLIGVTIPSGVTSIGDGAFGSNQLTTVSIPDSVTSIGDNAFSYNKLTSVTIPDSVTSLSGFNNNQLTGVTIPSGVTSIGEAAFSNNQLTGVTIPSGVTSIGDSAFSRNQLTGVTIPSGVTSIGKGAFSSNQLTSVTIPNGVTGVTSISASAFSGNKLETMTIPNGITSIGDWAFSSNQLTSVTIPNTVTSIGDWAFSSNQLTTVNIPNSVTSLSGFTWNQLTAVTIPNSVTSIGDNAFEGNQLTTVTIPNSVISIGNSAFSENELISVTIPNSVTSIELHAFANNKLTTVTIPNSLTSIAGNVFGYNQLTSVTIPNGVTSIEGYAFRYNQLTTVTIPNSVTSIGENAFQYNQLTTVTIPNSVTSIKEDAFISNSLKRVVIGDGVDISLSFENDAWKYFGLAYSQRGRLYGTYSEVSYNSWAREE; this is encoded by the coding sequence ATGAAGAAGCATGGGGTTTTAAATTTTATTTGCCTTTTTTCAATAATTGGTATTTTTCTGATGGTAGGCTGTTCTTTGGATGAGGATGGAGATGACTCCTATAAGATAAGCTATAATGCCAATGGGGCAGTCACCGGGATAGCCCCGGTGGATTCAAAAACCTATAGCTCCGGTTCCACCGCAACGGTCCTTGTTAAGGGAGATCTTGCGAAGGGGAACGAAATTTTTCTCGGGTGGAATACCAAGGCAGATGGATTAGGAACCACCTACCAGCCTTGGGATTCTATAAGTATCACCGGTAATGTCACCCTCTATGCAATGTGGGGGGTTTTTTCATATACGATTTCCTCAGGTCAAGCCACAATAACCGGTTATACCGGCACGGAAACCACCTTGATATTACCCGATACCCTGGCAGGTTATCCGATCGTAATAATTGGGGACAGAGCATTTTTCGGGAAAAATTTGGTCGCAGTGTACTTACCCGATAGTATTACTACTATTGGCGCCGAGGCATTTAGTTCCAATAAATTGATTGGGGTGACTATCCCCAGTGGTGTCACTTCCATTGGCGATGGGGCATTTGGAAGCAACCAATTAACCACGGTGAGTATCCCTGATAGCGTCACTTCCATCGGGGACAATGCATTTTCCTATAATAAATTGACCAGCGTAACTATCCCCGATAGCGTCACTTCTCTTAGTGGGTTTAATAACAATCAATTGACCGGCGTAACTATCCCCAGCGGTGTCACTTCTATCGGAGAGGCGGCATTTTCCAACAATCAATTGACCGGCGTAACTATCCCCAGCGGTGTCACTTCCATTGGCGATTCGGCATTTTCTCGCAATCAATTGACCGGCGTAACTATCCCCAGTGGTGTCACTTCTATCGGGAAGGGGGCATTTTCTAGCAATCAATTGACCAGCGTGACTATCCCCAATGGTGTCACCGGTGTCACTTCCATTAGTGCTTCGGCATTTTCCGGTAATAAATTGGAGACCATGACTATCCCCAATGGCATCACTTCCATTGGCGATTGGGCATTTTCCAGCAATCAATTGACCAGTGTGACCATCCCTAATACCGTCACTTCCATTGGCGATTGGGCATTTTCCAGCAATCAATTGACCACTGTGAACATCCCCAATAGTGTCACTTCCCTTAGTGGGTTTACTTGGAATCAATTGACTGCGGTGACTATCCCCAATAGTGTCACTTCCATCGGGGACAATGCATTTGAAGGCAATCAATTAACCACAGTGACCATCCCCAATAGTGTTATTTCCATTGGGAACAGCGCATTTAGCGAGAATGAACTGATCTCGGTGACCATCCCCAATAGTGTCACGTCCATTGAGCTACATGCATTTGCTAATAACAAACTGACCACGGTGACCATCCCCAATAGTCTCACGTCCATTGCGGGTAATGTATTTGGTTACAATCAATTGACCAGTGTGACCATCCCCAATGGCGTCACTTCCATCGAGGGGTATGCATTTCGGTACAACCAGTTGACTACGGTGACTATCCCTAATAGCGTCACTTCCATCGGGGAAAATGCATTTCAATACAACCAGTTGACTACGGTGACCATCCCTAATAGCGTCACTTCCATCAAGGAAGATGCGTTTATCTCCAATAGCTTGAAGCGTGTTGTGATCGGAGACGGTGTTGATATTTCTTTGTCTTTTGAAAACGATGCTTGGAAATACTTCGGGCTTGCCTATTCTCAAAGGGGTAGACTGTATGGCACTTATTCTGAGGTTAGTTATAACAGCTGGGCTAGGGAGGAATAG